The following coding sequences are from one Virgibacillus necropolis window:
- a CDS encoding response regulator, whose product MIGVVVVDDHDVVRKGIVSYLQTDDTIEVIGQAANGNDGAALVIKEKPDVVLMDLMMENGNGIEATRTITDSKIDTKIIILTSFYDDKQVFPALEAGAFSYILKTSSAGEIVTAIKKASQGETVIEPKVAGKVMSSFRTESPKAHDELTERELEVLICIGNGMTNQEISEKLYIGIKTVKTHVSNVLGKLDVHDRTQAAVYVHRNDLISIENEE is encoded by the coding sequence ATGATAGGAGTTGTCGTAGTAGATGACCATGATGTCGTTCGAAAAGGCATCGTTTCATATTTACAAACTGATGACACGATTGAGGTCATCGGCCAAGCTGCAAATGGAAACGACGGGGCAGCACTGGTAATAAAAGAAAAACCTGATGTCGTGTTAATGGACCTAATGATGGAAAATGGTAACGGGATTGAGGCGACTCGTACGATCACAGATAGTAAAATTGATACAAAAATCATCATACTGACAAGTTTTTATGATGATAAGCAAGTTTTTCCTGCTTTAGAAGCTGGTGCATTCAGTTATATTTTAAAAACTTCCTCTGCCGGTGAAATTGTAACAGCAATTAAAAAGGCATCTCAAGGAGAAACGGTTATCGAGCCAAAAGTGGCAGGAAAAGTGATGTCGTCATTCCGCACTGAATCACCTAAAGCACATGATGAATTAACTGAACGAGAACTTGAGGTACTTATTTGTATTGGTAATGGGATGACAAATCAAGAAATTAGCGAAAAATTGTATATTGGCATTAAAACGGTAAAAACGCATGTAAGTAATGTTCTAGGAAAATTAGATGTACATGATCGCACCCAGGCTGCCGTTTATGTTCACAGAAATGACTTAATCTCTATTGAAAATGAGGAGTAG
- a CDS encoding sensor histidine kinase, with the protein MFKRLNSIRFSHIRSHFYALFLTTVILLSFLLSIYVLFTPQWLTVESIFLFITTYVVVALVLALYVGFKSSGDMKERLDYFSVLITQFANGNYQSRLYFNEDDEIARIGNELNELGKKMQDQVKSLQRMADAKADLAKSAHKAAVIEERQRLARDLHDSVSQQLFGVTMMAEASLKQIDKNPVIAKEQLENVAASALQAQTEMRALLLHLRPVHLSGDPLPTGLKKLIEELKQKSTLNFKVEIDEAIKLPETTEEHVFRIIQESLSNILRHAEANEVKVKLSMRSNELFIHIADNGQGFHVDEDSNRKTSYGLKTMKERSEELGGTFTIRSVQGEGTYIDIRIPC; encoded by the coding sequence ATATTTAAGCGACTTAATAGTATACGATTTAGTCATATTCGTTCCCATTTTTACGCATTGTTTTTAACGACTGTCATATTGCTATCTTTTCTATTATCTATTTATGTCTTATTTACCCCACAGTGGTTAACCGTGGAAAGTATTTTTTTGTTTATTACAACCTATGTGGTGGTAGCTTTAGTACTCGCTTTATATGTAGGGTTCAAATCAAGTGGGGATATGAAAGAGCGGCTAGATTATTTTTCTGTATTAATCACCCAATTTGCAAACGGAAACTATCAATCACGCTTGTATTTTAATGAAGATGATGAAATTGCTAGAATCGGTAACGAACTAAATGAGCTAGGCAAAAAAATGCAGGATCAAGTAAAATCCTTACAACGCATGGCCGACGCGAAGGCAGACTTGGCAAAATCAGCACACAAAGCTGCAGTAATTGAAGAGAGGCAACGTCTAGCCAGGGATTTACACGATTCTGTTAGTCAGCAACTGTTTGGTGTGACCATGATGGCGGAAGCGTCACTCAAACAAATCGATAAAAACCCTGTAATCGCAAAGGAACAGCTTGAAAATGTTGCGGCTAGTGCATTACAAGCGCAAACAGAAATGCGTGCGTTACTGCTACATCTACGCCCTGTTCATTTATCTGGAGATCCGTTACCAACTGGCTTAAAAAAATTAATAGAAGAACTGAAACAAAAGAGTACACTCAATTTTAAGGTGGAAATTGATGAAGCTATTAAACTACCAGAAACGACAGAAGAACACGTTTTTCGGATAATACAAGAGTCATTATCTAATATTTTGCGACATGCCGAAGCAAATGAGGTAAAGGTTAAGCTTTCCATGCGATCAAACGAATTATTCATACATATAGCTGATAATGGCCAAGGATTTCATGTTGATGAAGACTCAAATCGGAAAACATCCTATGGTCTTAAAACAATGAAGGAACGAAGCGAAGAATTAGGAGGAACATTTACGATTCGATCAGTTCAAGGTGAAGGTACATATATAGATATACGAATTCCGTGTTAA
- the liaF gene encoding cell wall-active antibiotics response protein LiaF: MNNRFIRLLIASIIIVIGLLLILQNLAVIDLDMNGIWPYTYAILFIIFGLKWFIDNLRNNGGSWIFGSFLFLFGFLLVLGEIGLVDFSFNDIVKLWPLLIIYIGFTIIGKPKRKKNYKFVVDTDEKKDNTVGKKNKHGNRFSIGDHQFAEPNWKVEPMDLFNAAGDYYIDFSKAFIPEKEIPIMINSWAGDIQILMPENVACCIDASVKAGEINVMGQTSEGINRKVYYETDDYQEATRKLMITLKLKAGSVRVDKV, translated from the coding sequence ATGAATAATCGATTTATACGTTTATTAATCGCTAGTATTATAATAGTAATAGGTTTATTACTAATCTTACAAAACCTTGCTGTAATCGATCTGGATATGAATGGAATTTGGCCATATACGTACGCCATTTTGTTTATTATCTTTGGGTTAAAGTGGTTCATTGATAATTTACGAAATAATGGGGGAAGTTGGATTTTTGGATCATTTCTATTTCTTTTTGGTTTTTTATTAGTGTTAGGGGAGATTGGGTTAGTAGATTTTTCCTTTAACGATATAGTTAAGTTATGGCCATTGCTGATCATTTATATCGGGTTTACTATTATTGGAAAACCAAAGCGAAAGAAAAATTATAAGTTTGTGGTTGATACGGATGAGAAAAAAGACAATACAGTTGGAAAGAAGAATAAACATGGAAATCGTTTTTCAATAGGGGATCATCAATTTGCAGAACCAAATTGGAAGGTTGAGCCAATGGATTTATTTAATGCTGCTGGTGACTATTACATTGATTTTTCCAAAGCTTTTATTCCGGAAAAAGAAATCCCGATTATGATTAACAGCTGGGCTGGTGATATTCAGATTCTCATGCCGGAAAACGTTGCATGTTGTATTGATGCTTCTGTTAAGGCTGGTGAAATTAATGTCATGGGGCAAACCTCAGAAGGTATAAATAGGAAAGTGTATTATGAAACAGATGATTATCAAGAAGCAACAAGAAAATTAATGATTACATTGAAATTAAAAGCAGGATCTGTACGAGTAGATAAAGTATAA
- a CDS encoding RNA-guided endonuclease TnpB family protein gives MGIKAYFSNRIYKNTILDENVDAIGHALFVFNRAKQFAFSTATKEKRSGMKKRDKSLHLTVKNRFSLDDYYTNSAVQEAKAKEKSLDELKKLYMKNKEIQIKSIKNKIKKDKSKLTSLKKIKKTFRNGKPSFPKNSRIKKLGNYFVVQFKNKTDLYYHTYQLEHTYLDTEIKRRHTRIGFLNFKLNKYEDSLRSLNTKIPSVVFGSKKHFQAQYTVNTYIDNHKLWQKTWEENRYRKMVISGRKDSGCGNFVFNYDGTNKVLRFKTPKGVSVEVGNLYFPYGQEKVESRILAQTNCKNKKKYGKPVAWAIEDCGEYYIFKTMFDDESKAYVNHSKTDGAIGIDCNVDHFAVSTVNSNGQLLGSWSLKFNLKGKTSGQTTKIIEAEAIEIVNIATRTNKPIVVEKLNTTSSKLSNPYGNKKVNRMMSAFAYKKMLSAIKSRAEKEDIAVFEVNPAYTSQIGKMKYMKRLGISIHEAASFVIARRAMGFKEKLPPVLGTLLPEKIVGAHHWVHWKYISNALKGIHINSYYHSNFFNLDRFRSTNELFASGALTDLEIKGLLKLKNGKTAS, from the coding sequence ATGGGAATTAAGGCGTATTTTTCAAATCGTATCTATAAGAATACCATTTTGGATGAAAACGTTGATGCTATTGGTCATGCTCTCTTTGTGTTTAATAGAGCGAAGCAGTTTGCCTTTAGTACAGCAACAAAAGAAAAACGCTCTGGAATGAAAAAACGAGACAAATCTTTGCACCTTACGGTAAAGAACAGGTTTTCGTTGGATGATTACTACACTAATAGTGCCGTTCAAGAAGCTAAAGCAAAAGAAAAGAGTCTAGACGAGTTAAAGAAGCTATACATGAAGAACAAAGAGATTCAAATTAAGTCGATCAAAAATAAAATAAAGAAAGACAAATCAAAACTAACGTCATTAAAAAAAATTAAAAAAACATTTAGAAACGGAAAGCCATCATTTCCCAAAAATTCAAGAATAAAAAAGTTGGGTAACTACTTTGTCGTGCAATTTAAAAATAAGACTGATTTGTATTATCATACGTATCAATTGGAACATACATACCTAGATACTGAAATCAAAAGACGCCACACACGAATTGGTTTTTTAAACTTCAAATTGAACAAATACGAAGATAGCCTAAGATCCTTAAATACGAAAATACCGAGCGTCGTCTTTGGTTCAAAAAAACACTTCCAAGCACAGTACACTGTCAATACGTATATTGATAACCATAAACTTTGGCAAAAGACTTGGGAAGAGAATAGATACCGAAAGATGGTTATTTCTGGTCGTAAGGACTCAGGCTGTGGAAATTTTGTTTTTAACTATGATGGGACGAATAAAGTGCTTCGTTTCAAGACCCCGAAAGGTGTCTCAGTTGAAGTTGGGAATCTGTATTTCCCTTATGGTCAAGAAAAAGTAGAAAGTAGGATTCTTGCACAGACGAATTGTAAGAATAAAAAGAAATACGGGAAGCCAGTAGCATGGGCAATAGAAGACTGTGGGGAATACTACATCTTTAAAACGATGTTTGATGACGAATCAAAAGCGTATGTGAATCATTCCAAGACAGATGGAGCAATTGGCATTGACTGTAACGTTGACCATTTCGCAGTATCAACTGTTAATTCGAATGGTCAACTCCTAGGTTCCTGGTCTTTAAAATTCAATTTGAAAGGCAAGACAAGTGGACAGACGACGAAAATCATTGAAGCCGAAGCAATAGAGATCGTTAACATTGCTACTCGTACAAATAAGCCGATAGTAGTCGAGAAACTAAATACGACATCATCAAAGCTATCTAATCCTTACGGAAACAAAAAAGTAAATAGGATGATGTCTGCTTTTGCATACAAAAAGATGCTTTCTGCAATAAAGTCACGAGCCGAAAAAGAGGACATTGCAGTTTTTGAAGTCAACCCTGCATATACAAGTCAAATAGGTAAGATGAAGTATATGAAAAGATTAGGTATATCGATACACGAAGCAGCAAGTTTTGTAATTGCTCGTAGAGCAATGGGTTTTAAAGAAAAACTTCCACCAGTGTTGGGCACACTACTACCAGAGAAGATAGTAGGTGCTCATCATTGGGTGCATTGGAAGTATATTTCGAATGCGTTGAAAGGTATACATATTAATTCGTACTACCATTCAAATTTTTTCAACTTAGACAGGTTTCGTTCTACGAACGAACTTTTTGCTTCAGGGGCTCTTACAGACTTGGAAATAAAAGGTCTGTTGAAGTTGAAAAATGGAAAAACCGCATCCTAG